The window GCAGAAGCATCGCGTGTCCTGATGTCGGAGTGAGCCGGGCGCGCCGGAGGCGGCAGTCTCCATTGGGCAAGGGAGACGCCAATCGGAGGCGAAGGGCCGAACTCCGCTCAACCAAGCCAAATCTCCGGTGCTCTTCCGGCCCGGCTCCGCTCAAGAGTCGTGCAGATTCTTGCACGGGCATGCAAGCGACTGCGGGCTCCGGCGGGCTGGAGCGCCGGTCAGGCCGCGCGAAACCGCGGGCGGGCATCGCGGCCCTTCGAGGCCGGTTCTTCCGCCACTTCCGGAAGAGGGCGTGCACCGGGAGCAGGGCCGCCGGCCGAAGGGCACGAACGCGCCCCCGGCGCGGCGCACCGTCCCGGCGACGCCCACATCTCCGTGGTAGCTTGGAGATCGGAGCACGCGACACCTGACCGGAGGAGCATCATGCCGATCGAGAACGCGGTGGTGGACCGCATTCGTGGCCTGGAGCCCCCGATGGAGGGCTCCGGCGCTGAAATGCTCAGGAAGAACCCCGAAGGCGTGGAGGTCGTCTTTGCCGATGGGCGCCGCGCGCGCGTGCGCGCTCGCGAGCGTCCGACGCTGGCCGCTGGTTGGCTGGAGATCCTCGACGCCCTACGCGGGCTGGACGCCCCGGCCTTCGTGGAGTTCGATCCGGAAACCCGGGACGTCACGCGGCTACTGATTCCGCTGGTCGCCACCATCACAGAACTGGTGGAGCGCGGCGACCAGATCGACGTCGATCTGGAGATCTCGCAGGCTCGACACCGGATCCGCCGGTCGAACCCGGACTTCGGCGCGCTGCTGGAAACCCTGCAGACGGCGCTCGCCCGAGGCACCCGACTGTTCGTCTCCGAGACGGACGATCACGAGATCATCGATGTGCGCCCCGACCCGCGCGGCGGCGGTACGCCTCCTGGGACTCGCCGCGCAGGAGAGCGCTACGCCTTCGAGCCCGAACGCTGGATACGGGAGCTCTTCGAGTGGGTGCTGCTCCCTGTCCGCTGCCTCTTCTGCTGGTTCAGGTGTGTGTCACCGCGTCGCGCCCAGCAGCTGTTCGACCTGGCGGCAGTTCGTACATGCGATCCGCTGTCGGTACCGGTGCCCTGCATCCCGTTCCTGTATCCGGACGACGGGTGTTGGGGGCGCGCCCACGAGATGTGCCGGCTGTTCATCGCCGACGGAGCGCATCCACGGAAGATCTGGATCTACGGCAGCCTGCACGTGGACACCGCCAACAACCCGAGCTGCTACGTGAACTGGGGTTGGCACGTCGCACCGATCGTGTGCGTGCGGAAGTTCTTCTTCTGGTGCCGCAACATGGTCATCGACCCCGCCCTCTTCGACACACCGGTCAGCGAATCGACCTGGAAGAGCGTGCAGGGCGATCCGGGGGCCGTGCTGGAACGCGCGGCGGCCTCGATCTTCTACCGCAGCATCGGCGCAGCCTACACGGAGACGGATCCCACCTACACCAAGACCAACACCGTGCTGGCCACCTACCGGCTCCAGCTGCAGAACCGCGCCCTCGCCTTCGGGCCGCCACCCTACGCCGGCTGCCCCTGAGGCGGCTCCGCGTAGAGCCGGCCTCGCCGGGCGTCGGGCTCGACCCGGCGGCCGGGGGGGGCGTCAACTGGCACGAAACCCGCGGGCCCCCGGGGGCGTAGAGCGAGGGAGACCGACGCCACCTGCCCCGGATTCCTCGGGGTCCGGCGCCAGGAGGGATGGACGTGATGAGAGCATTCGCGGGACTCGGGATCTCCGGGCTGATCGCCCTGGTTCTCGCCGAGATCGTCAAGTTGATCGTTCCCCCGCTGGCCGGGTGGCTGGGCGCGGTTCTCCTGGTGGTGCTCAAAGGCCTGCTGTTCTTTGCCGCGCTCTCCTTCGGGCTGGTTTTGCTGGTGGCCACGTTCTTCGTGGGGCGGTGGGTGATGCGGAAGCGGGAGGAACCGGTCTGGTAGCGGGGCGAACCCGGGGCTACCCCGAATACAGGTCGCAGAACGGGGCGATGCCGGTCGGCGTCGCCCCGTTTCTCGTTCGGGACCCCAGCCGGCGCCCGTGGTGGAAGCGCTGGGCGAGGCCCGCTCCGACGGCAATCCCTACATGCTGATCGTGTAGGGGAACCAGGCCGCCACCGGCTGGCCGCCTTTGGTGGCGGGTCGGAACACCCACTGCGCGGCCTCGGAGATCAAACGTTCGTTGAAGGAACGGCTGGGAGTGGGGGGATTCAGGCGGGTCGAGTCTGCCACTACCCGGCCGTCCACGCCCACGAAGACCCAGACCTCCACCTGCCGCCCCTTCAAGTCCCTGCTGGAGGGCGGTAGGATCATGCCCCGGGGCGAAGGGGGCACCAGACGGAACAGGCCCTCCTCGTCGGTGCCACCGTCCCCCTTCCCCTGTCCATTCTCGAGGCCGGGGCCCTGGAGCTCCCCGGGTGCGTTCCCCAACGCGGCGCCCGCGTCGAGTCGGGTCTCGAGGTCGATTTCGACGGGCTCGACGTCTTCGAGCGTGGGAAGGGGCACGGGAGGGGGCGTGATGGGCACCGTAGGCGGAGCCTGGACGTTCAAGGCCTGCATGCCGCCGGCAGCGGCCCGGTTGTCCCCTGCCCGGGGCCCCGCCGCTGAGAAGGGGGACGTGGGAATCGGGGTGTGGCGCCAGAACAGGAAGATCAGCGCGTGAACGGCGAACGAGACATAGAACGCACGGCGCCAGACCCGGTCCTGTTGGGTGCGGCGATCCTTGACGCTGATCTCGTTCGGGGACCTCATACCCCCCTAGTACTGGCCCCTGCCGAAACAGGTTTCGTCCGTTGACCGTTGCCCCAGCGCCCACCCGGCCCGAGCGGTCGCCGCGTCCCCGCGCCCCCGGGGGACGGGCGCACGCGTACTATGAGCTGACCAAGCCCACCATCGCCGTCTACGTGGTGATCGTGGCGGTGGCGGCCTTCTACGTGGGCGGAGGGGCCCGGATGGAGTGGGGCGCATCGGCGATCCTGGCGCTGGGCCTGCTGGTGGCCACGGGAGGGGTCCTGGCCCTGAACCAGTTCCTGGAGCGAGCCCCGGACGCGCTCATGAGCCGCACCCGGAGCCGGCCGCTTCCTTCCGGGCGCGTGTCGCCGTCTGCCGCGCTGGTGTTCGCGGGGCTGCTCATCGCGGCGGGCACCGGCCTCCTGTGGTGGGGCATCGGGCCATGGCCCGCCCTGCTCACCCTGGGAGCCGGCGTCGCCTACGACTTCGTCTACACACCGCTCAAGCCCCGCAGCTACATCTCCACATTGGTGGGGGCGGTGCCGGGCGCCGTTCCCGCCCTGGTGGGCTGGAGCGCCGCGACCGGCGGGCTGAGCACGGGTGCTTGGGTGTTGTTCGGGATCGCCTACTTCTGGCAGATGCCCCACGTGCTGGGACTGGCCTGGGTGCTCCGTGAGGACTACAAAGCGGCCGGTTTCCTTCTCACGCCCCCGGCCGACCCCGGCGGGCGGGTGATCGGTATGCACATGGTGGCGCACGCCGCCATTCTGTTGCCGGTGAGCCTGCTCCCCACCTGGATCGGCCTGACCGGTACGCTGTACACCGTGGGCGCGGCCGGGCTGGGTATCTGGCTGATCGGGCTGTGCGTGCGGGCCTGGCGCGCCATGACCAACGCGCATGCGCGCAGCGTCTTCCTGGGATCTCTGCTCTACCAGCCGCTTCTGCTTCTTCTCATGCTCATCGACGTCACAGGACTGCACGGATGATGATCCGCTCGCTGCCATGTGGCCGGCCAGCGCGCTCGCTTCGTCCTTCTGCGTCCGTCGCCGGGCTCGCCATCCTCGCGCTGCTCCTGCCCTCCATGCTCATGGCACAGAACGCCGATCGTCCTCGTGCGCGCGACCTGGGAATCGAGGTCGGCATCTTCCAGCCGGGCACACACAACGCCATCACCGATGTGGCGGGCGTTCTGGTGGGACAGGTCACCGTCCACGAAGGCGAGCGCGTGAACACGGGCGTGACGGCCATCCGCCCCCACGCTGGAAACCTATACTTCGAGCGCGTGCCCGCCGCGATGGTCGTGGGCAACGGCTACGGCAAGCTCATTGGCGTCACTCAGGTCAAGGAGTTGGGCGAGTTGGAGACGCCCATCCTGCTCACCTGCACGCTGTGCGTCTGGAAGGCGGCGGACGCCATGGTGGCCTGGGCGTTGGCGCTCCCCGGCATGGAAAACGTGCGCTCGCTGAACGCGGTGGTGGGCGAGACCAACGACGGCGGCTTGAACGACATTCGCGCCCGGCCCATCGAGCCCGAACACGTGGTGCGCGCGCTGGAGACAGCGAGCGGCGGCCCCGTGCAGGAGGGGTCCGTGGGCGCCGGGCGGGGCACACGCGCCTTCGGCTGGAAGGGAGGGATCGGCACCAGCAGCCGCGTGCTCCCCACCTCACTGGGTGGATGGACCGTTGGCGTGCTGGTGCAATCCAACTTCGGAGGCATCCTCACCATGGCCGGTGCACCCGTCGGCCAGGAGCTGGGCCGTTATTCCTTCCAGAACGCCGTCGAAGGGCGCGGCCGTTCTCCCGACGATGCGGGAGACGGCTCCATCATGATGGTGCTGGCCACCGATGCGCCGCTCTCGGCGCGCAACCTGGAGCGTCTGGCCCGGCGTGCCCTGATGGGGCTTGCGCGCACCGGCTCATTCGCCGGGAATGGCTCCGGTGACTACGTGATCGCATTCTCCACGGCCGAGTCGGTGCGGCGTGATCCGCAGCAGACATCGCAAACGGTCGAGGAACTGGCCAACGAGCCCATGTCGGCGCTGTTCCAGGGCGTCGTGGAAGCTACCGAGGAAGCGATCTACAACTCACTGCTCAAGGCCACCACCGTGGAAGGGCAGGGCACCATCTCCGATGCCCTGCCCATCGCTGCGACCCTGGAGGTGCTCAAGCGCTACGGGGTGATCCGGTAGCGGTGCCACACCAGTAGGGCGAAGAACCCAGCTCCCCTGTCCCTGACGCTCGAGGTTCCGTTGCTGCCGAGCCTTCCTCGTGGTCCCGTACTGGCGCTGCTGTGTTCGCTCGCCCCGACCCTGATCGCGGGTCGGTCCGCCGCCCAGGAGCCCTCGATATCAGGGGACATCGTCACGACCCAGCACGAGGTGCAGGTCAACGGCAGTGTCCTGAGGTATACGGCCCGTGCGGGCCTGCTCCCGATCCGGGACAACGAAACCGGCGCGGTGCATGGAACGATGTTCTTCGTCTCCTACTCGCTCGACCCGGATCCGGGGGCGCCGGACCGTCCCCTGACGTTCCTGTGGAATGGAGGACCCGGCTCCAACGCCGGCTTGGTGCACTTGCTCGGCTTCGGACCCAAACGCATCGCTCAGGCCGTGGGCTCGCAGCCGCGTCTCTCGCCGACCGGCACCACACTGATCGCTAACGACGGCACCTGGCTGGCGCAGAGCGATCTCGTCTTCGTGGACCCCGTGGGCACCGGATACAGCCGACCTGCCGCTCCCGAGTTCGCCGCCGAGTTCTACCAATCCCCGGGAGATGCGGAGTCGGTGGCGGAGTTCATTCGCGTCTACCGCACGCGCTTCGACCGCTTCGATGCTCCGCTGTTCATCGCGGGGGAGAGCTACGGCGTGACCCGCTGCGCCTTGGTGGCCGCGGCACTGGAGCGACGAGGGACAAGGCTCTCCGGCGTGATCCTGCTCGGACTGGCGCTGCCGCTCGGCGATCTACCCGCACCCATGCGCGCAGCGCTCATGCTCCCGACCTACACCGCGGCAGCGCAGGTCAACGGCGCGCTGGGTGGCGGCGTCTCGAGCGACCCAGGTGCCGCGCTTGCAGCCGCCGAGCAGTGGTCGTCGACGCGGTATGCCCAAGCGCTGAACCAGCCCGACGATCTCCCTCCAGCGGAGCGCGACTCGGTCGTCGCGACGCTGGCGCGATTCAGTGGAATGCCCGAGGACTCGATCGACCGAGCGTCACTCCGCATTCCGATGGAGCAGTTCACTACGACGCTGCTCGCGGACCGGGGCTTGGTCGTCGGTCGCTACGACAGCCGCAAGGTCGGACCTCCGGATACCAGTGGAGGCCCCTACGACCCGACCAAGGATCCCAGCCTGAAGGACATCCTGGACGGCGTGTCGGTCATCCGCTATTTGCGCAACGAGATCGGGTATCGCAGCGACCTGTTCTACCAGGGACCCTTCGGAGGTGGGTATCCAGCCCCCACCCGGTTCCGCGGAGACTGGATGTCGGTGCTCTGGAACTGGGACTTGCCGGCCGATCCCGAGGCTCTGCGGCAAGCCATGACGATGAATTCCGAGCTTTACGTGTTCGTTGCCTGCGGCCGCTTCGATCTCGTGTGCCCCTACTTCGCCAACGAGTACGCAGCCAGGGGCTTACCGCCGGAATTGGCGGAGCGGGTTGTTGCGAGAAGCTACGATGGCGGCCACGCAATCTACACGGACGATAGCGCTCGGCTGTCGCTGAAGGACGACGTCGGGGCCTTCATCACCAATCGCGCTGCGAGCGCGCGATGAAGCGTGGCCTTCAGACAGCTCTCGCCGTCGTCGCGGCGGCCCAGCTCGGCCCCGTGGCTGGCGTGAACGGACAGGAGCACGAGCTGCGCACGACGCAGCATCAGATCGACGTCGCCGGCAGAACGCTACGCTACACGGCGCACGCTGGATTCATCCCGATTCGAGACAACGGCACCGGTGAGATCCATGGACAGATCTTCTTCGTGTCCTACTCACTGGACGACGGAGAGCCATCCTCCCAGCGGCCGCTCACGTTTGCATGGAACGGCGGCCCGGGCTCCAACTCCGTACTCGTGCATCTGGTCGGCTTCGGACCGCGTCGACTTTCTGAGGTCGGTCCGAGGCCGAGCCTCGTGGACAACCCCGACACATGGCTGCCGTCCACGGACCTCGTGTTCGTCGATCCCATCGGCACGGGGTTCAGTCGACCGGCACGGGCGGAATACGCCGACGAGTTCTACAACGTGCTGGGGGACATCGACGCGGTCGCGGAGTTCATTCGCGTGTACCGCACGCGCTTCGATGCCTTGCACCGCCCGCTCTTCCTGGCCGGAGAGTCCTACGGCGTGTGGCGCGCCGCCGGTGTCGCCGAGAAGCTGACGGCCGCCGGACAGCCCGTGACCGGAGTGATGCTCATCTCCGGAGGCATCCCGCTCGGCCCGGTCGCGACTGCCGAACAGCGCACGGCCATGTTCGTGCCGAACCGCACCGCCGCTGCCTTCCATCACGGAAAGCTGCCGGCGGAACTGCAGCGCGACCTGCCCGACGCAGTCCGTCAGGCGGAGCGTTGGGCGCGCAACGTGTACGCCCCCGCGCTGGCCCGGCGGGATGCTCTGGGGACAGCGGAGCGCGACGAGGTCATCGCAGACCTCGCTCGCTTCACCGGCATCGACCCGGCCTCCATCGATCCCACCACCCTGTCCATGTCCTCGCCGGAGTTCCGTGCGGCCTTGCTGCGCGATGAGGGGCGGACTGCAGGTCGCTACGACATGCGCGTCACCGAGGCCGCCGAACCGACGGTGCGACCCGTGCTCGTCCGCCGCTATCTGCAGAACGAGCTGGAGTTCGCCACTGACCTGGCGTACCAGGGTCTCGAAGCTGGGTACTCGGCAGGCGAGGCGCCCCCATCGGTCGGCGCCCGTTGGGGTTGGAATCAGGCGCCGCCGGGTGCCCCGCCGAGCAACGCCGGCTCGGGCGACGGCCCCCCCGGGGGGGCACAGCCCTGGCTGCGGCGCGCGATGGACCTCGATCCCGCGCTGGTCGCCTTCGTGGCCGCGGGGCTCTACGACTCCCTGAACAGCTGCGCCGACAACGCCTGGATCGTCGAGCACATCGAGCCCCGTCTCCGCGCGAACATCACCACAGGCTGCTATCCCGGCGGCCACGTGATGTACGACGGGAGTGAAGCGCGGAGGGCGCTGGCGGCGGATGTGGCCACCTTCATCGCCGCTGCCGCCGCCCGTCGCTCCGGGGGCCAGGAGGAGCGGCGCATCCGCTGAGGGGCGGGAATCGGCTCGCCCATCGCCAGCCGCATCGCTACCGTGAGGGACCACTGGCCGGCCCAGCCGCGGAGGTCCCCATGTCGCTTGCCACCCGTTCTCGTCTCGTCGCCTCGTCGCTGTTGCTGGTTCCCGCTCTAGGCGCCGCGGGCCCCATCCACGCCCAGGGCTTCTCCATCGACGACATCCTGAGCCCCGGCTATCCGGTGGAGATCGTCTCGGCCAGAGCAGCCGAGCGGATCGCCTGGATCGAGTTCGAGCGCGGCATGCGGAACGTCTACACGGCCGCGGCGCCGGATTTCGTGCCGCAGCGGCTGACAGACTACATGGCGGACGACGGACACGACCTCACCACCCTGCGCATCTCCGACGACGGGTCGGTGGTCACCTTTCTCCGCGGACACACGCCCAATCGCGAAGGTTGGATCGCCAATCCCGCCAGTGATCCCTTGGGCGCCGAGCGCGCGATCTGGGCCGCGAGCACAAGCGGGGGCCGCTCCTGGCGTGTGGTGGAGGCGTGGAACGCGGCACTCTCGCCGGATGGGCGCTGGGTGGCCTTCGACCGGGAAGGCGCCGTCTACCGTGCACCGGTCAATCCCGGACTCAGCGACCCCGACGCGCTCGATGCCACCCCTCCGCTTTTCAGCGTGTTCGGGGACAACGGCCAGCCGGTCTGGTCTCCGGACTCCAGGAAGATCGCCTTCGTCAGCCAGCGTGGAGACCACAGCTACATCGGCGTCTACGACACGGACCAGCCCGAGGTCAGCTACCTGGCACCCGGGGTTGATCGGGATTCCAGCCCGGTGTGGTCCCCGGACGGCACACGCATCGCCTTCATCCGGAGGCCCGGCCTGCCCTATGGGGCCGGTGCCGCCGGTCGCAACGCGGACGCGAGCGCGCTGCCGCCTGGCATCATGGACTCGAAGTTCGCCGGCGGCTACACCTGGTCCATCTGGGTGGCCGACGTGGCCACCGGCCAGGGTCGGGAGATCTTCCACAATCAACCGGGCGACGAGCTGCACGACGAGGTTCGGGAGATCCTCTGGGCCGGGAACCAGATCCTCTTCCAGGCCGAGCCCGACGGGTGGCGGCACTACTACTCCGTGCCGGCAGACCGCCCCTCCAACGAAGCGCGTCTGATCACGCCCGGGGACGGCATCGCCGAGCACATCTCCATCTCGAGTGACGGCGCGACGTTGTTCTACGCGACCAACGTGGGGGACATCCACCGCCGTCATCTGTGGAAGGTGCCCACTGCGGGCGGGACGCCCACGCAACTTACCCGTGGTGCCAGTGTGGAGACCTATCCGGCCGCCCTGGCCTCCGGTCGTCAGGTGGCAGTGCTCGGGGGCGGGCCCGCTCGCCCGCTCTCGGTGGCGCTGGTGCCGGCCAACGGTGGCGAGCCGCGCTTCGTCACGTCCTTACCCGAGCAGTTCCCACTCTCCCGGCATGTCATGCCCGAGAACGTGACGCTCGCCGCCGAGGACGGCTTCGAGTTCTACAACCAGCTCTTCCTGCCGCCCGACCTGAAACCGGGCGAGAAACGACCGGCCCTGCTGTTCATCCACGGCGGATCCCGACGCCAGATGCTGCTGGGCTATCACTACATGCACTTCTATCACATGGCCTACGCGATGAATCAGTACTTCGCGAACAAGGGCTACATCGTGATGTCGGTCAACTACCGGAGCGGCATCGGCTACGGCCGCGAGTTCCGCAATGCGCCCGGACGTCGGAACGAGGGCAACACCGAGTATCGGGACATCGAAGCGGTGGGCCGCTACCTGCAGGGCCGCCCGGACGTGGACGTCGAGCGGATCGGCGTCTGGGGGCTTTCCTACGGCGGCATCCTGACGGCGCAGGCGCTTGCTCGGAACTCCGACATCTTCAAGGCCGGCGTGGACATGGCGGGCGTGCACTACTACGGCTCGCTCGACCCCGAGAGCGTGGCCTGGCAGGCATCGTCGATCTCCCAGATCGACACCTGGACCTCACCGGTGCTCCTCATGCACGGCGACGACGACCGCAACGTGGACTTCTCGCAAACCGTGGGGCTGGTGCAGATGCTGCGTGCCCACCAGATCCCCTACGAGTTGATCGTCTTCCCCGACGACGTGCACGATTCGCTTCTCTACCGCCGCTGGCTCCAGGCCTTCGGGGCAACGGACGACTTCTTCGACCGAGCACTGATCCGGAAGGAACTGGCGTCGCGACCGTGAGTGGCGCCGCGCCTCACGGCGCACGGGACGCCTTCTTGCGGGCGGCCTGTGTACCGCTGGACGCCGCCCACGGGAGCGGCACGCTGGACGAGGCCGGCGCCATCCTGTCGGTCCATCCCGACCTCGCCACGCTCGACGACGTGCCGGTGGCCTGCGTGCTGGGGGACGCGCAGCGTGTCGCGCGGCTCATCGCCGCGGATGGGGCCGCGGTGCAACGCAAGGATGGGCCCCATGGGTGGGACGCCCTGACCCATCTGTGTTTCTCCCGCTACTTGCGGCTCGATCCAGCCCGGTCCGACGGATTCGTCGAGGCGGCCCGCGTGCTGCTGGACGCCGGTGCCGACGCCAACACGGGGTTCTACTCGGAGGAGCACCAACCCCACCCTGCGCGCGAGAGCGTGCTCTACGGAGCGGCGGGCGTGGCCCACCACCCAGCCCTGACCCGGTTGCTGTTGGAGCGGGGCGCCGACCCCAACGACGGGGAGACGCCCTACCACGCGCCGGAAGGCTACGACAGTCGCGCCATGCAGCTCGTCGTGGAGAGCGGCCGGCTGCACGCCGACGGGCTCACCACCATGCTGCACCGCAAGTTGGACTGGCACGACCTGGAGGGGGTGCGCTGGCTGCTCGACCATGGCGCCG is drawn from Gemmatimonadota bacterium and contains these coding sequences:
- a CDS encoding protein-glutamine glutaminase family protein; protein product: MPIENAVVDRIRGLEPPMEGSGAEMLRKNPEGVEVVFADGRRARVRARERPTLAAGWLEILDALRGLDAPAFVEFDPETRDVTRLLIPLVATITELVERGDQIDVDLEISQARHRIRRSNPDFGALLETLQTALARGTRLFVSETDDHEIIDVRPDPRGGGTPPGTRRAGERYAFEPERWIRELFEWVLLPVRCLFCWFRCVSPRRAQQLFDLAAVRTCDPLSVPVPCIPFLYPDDGCWGRAHEMCRLFIADGAHPRKIWIYGSLHVDTANNPSCYVNWGWHVAPIVCVRKFFFWCRNMVIDPALFDTPVSESTWKSVQGDPGAVLERAAASIFYRSIGAAYTETDPTYTKTNTVLATYRLQLQNRALAFGPPPYAGCP
- the cyoE gene encoding heme o synthase: MTVAPAPTRPERSPRPRAPGGRAHAYYELTKPTIAVYVVIVAVAAFYVGGGARMEWGASAILALGLLVATGGVLALNQFLERAPDALMSRTRSRPLPSGRVSPSAALVFAGLLIAAGTGLLWWGIGPWPALLTLGAGVAYDFVYTPLKPRSYISTLVGAVPGAVPALVGWSAATGGLSTGAWVLFGIAYFWQMPHVLGLAWVLREDYKAAGFLLTPPADPGGRVIGMHMVAHAAILLPVSLLPTWIGLTGTLYTVGAAGLGIWLIGLCVRAWRAMTNAHARSVFLGSLLYQPLLLLLMLIDVTGLHG
- a CDS encoding P1 family peptidase, whose protein sequence is MLMAQNADRPRARDLGIEVGIFQPGTHNAITDVAGVLVGQVTVHEGERVNTGVTAIRPHAGNLYFERVPAAMVVGNGYGKLIGVTQVKELGELETPILLTCTLCVWKAADAMVAWALALPGMENVRSLNAVVGETNDGGLNDIRARPIEPEHVVRALETASGGPVQEGSVGAGRGTRAFGWKGGIGTSSRVLPTSLGGWTVGVLVQSNFGGILTMAGAPVGQELGRYSFQNAVEGRGRSPDDAGDGSIMMVLATDAPLSARNLERLARRALMGLARTGSFAGNGSGDYVIAFSTAESVRRDPQQTSQTVEELANEPMSALFQGVVEATEEAIYNSLLKATTVEGQGTISDALPIAATLEVLKRYGVIR
- a CDS encoding peptidase S10 codes for the protein MKRGLQTALAVVAAAQLGPVAGVNGQEHELRTTQHQIDVAGRTLRYTAHAGFIPIRDNGTGEIHGQIFFVSYSLDDGEPSSQRPLTFAWNGGPGSNSVLVHLVGFGPRRLSEVGPRPSLVDNPDTWLPSTDLVFVDPIGTGFSRPARAEYADEFYNVLGDIDAVAEFIRVYRTRFDALHRPLFLAGESYGVWRAAGVAEKLTAAGQPVTGVMLISGGIPLGPVATAEQRTAMFVPNRTAAAFHHGKLPAELQRDLPDAVRQAERWARNVYAPALARRDALGTAERDEVIADLARFTGIDPASIDPTTLSMSSPEFRAALLRDEGRTAGRYDMRVTEAAEPTVRPVLVRRYLQNELEFATDLAYQGLEAGYSAGEAPPSVGARWGWNQAPPGAPPSNAGSGDGPPGGAQPWLRRAMDLDPALVAFVAAGLYDSLNSCADNAWIVEHIEPRLRANITTGCYPGGHVMYDGSEARRALAADVATFIAAAAARRSGGQEERRIR
- a CDS encoding prolyl oligopeptidase family serine peptidase, with amino-acid sequence MSLATRSRLVASSLLLVPALGAAGPIHAQGFSIDDILSPGYPVEIVSARAAERIAWIEFERGMRNVYTAAAPDFVPQRLTDYMADDGHDLTTLRISDDGSVVTFLRGHTPNREGWIANPASDPLGAERAIWAASTSGGRSWRVVEAWNAALSPDGRWVAFDREGAVYRAPVNPGLSDPDALDATPPLFSVFGDNGQPVWSPDSRKIAFVSQRGDHSYIGVYDTDQPEVSYLAPGVDRDSSPVWSPDGTRIAFIRRPGLPYGAGAAGRNADASALPPGIMDSKFAGGYTWSIWVADVATGQGREIFHNQPGDELHDEVREILWAGNQILFQAEPDGWRHYYSVPADRPSNEARLITPGDGIAEHISISSDGATLFYATNVGDIHRRHLWKVPTAGGTPTQLTRGASVETYPAALASGRQVAVLGGGPARPLSVALVPANGGEPRFVTSLPEQFPLSRHVMPENVTLAAEDGFEFYNQLFLPPDLKPGEKRPALLFIHGGSRRQMLLGYHYMHFYHMAYAMNQYFANKGYIVMSVNYRSGIGYGREFRNAPGRRNEGNTEYRDIEAVGRYLQGRPDVDVERIGVWGLSYGGILTAQALARNSDIFKAGVDMAGVHYYGSLDPESVAWQASSISQIDTWTSPVLLMHGDDDRNVDFSQTVGLVQMLRAHQIPYELIVFPDDVHDSLLYRRWLQAFGATDDFFDRALIRKELASRP
- a CDS encoding ankyrin repeat domain-containing protein, yielding MSGAAPHGARDAFLRAACVPLDAAHGSGTLDEAGAILSVHPDLATLDDVPVACVLGDAQRVARLIAADGAAVQRKDGPHGWDALTHLCFSRYLRLDPARSDGFVEAARVLLDAGADANTGFYSEEHQPHPARESVLYGAAGVAHHPALTRLLLERGADPNDGETPYHAPEGYDSRAMQLVVESGRLHADGLTTMLHRKLDWHDLEGVRWLLDHGADPNRMSAWGRRALHQAVLRECPLDLIEALLERGADPALPDGEGRSALEEAERLGRAEVVRLLNG